One region of Azoarcus sp. CIB genomic DNA includes:
- a CDS encoding DUF3275 family protein yields MITIPGQLAIKTIHGRNGDFNVGRLATSIGEFVVKNAELDQYTEGKYEGDFVIAEIRPSTYSANGRMVIEIRALLGGMTLSNIDALSRDEARRLSPQEVDPIDEETQAPAPDSMKATAKSKSRSSRDPLVDTTPFGSEPAAAASEVSADDAALFGSLWPLGDVVKLDATVDRRILRQQCDRLGVLGYAFAPLSQDWHLVKA; encoded by the coding sequence ATGATCACCATCCCCGGCCAACTGGCCATCAAGACTATCCACGGTCGCAACGGCGATTTCAACGTCGGCCGCCTCGCGACCTCCATCGGCGAGTTCGTCGTGAAGAACGCCGAGCTCGACCAGTACACCGAAGGCAAGTACGAGGGCGATTTCGTCATCGCTGAGATTCGCCCCTCTACGTACAGCGCCAACGGCCGCATGGTCATTGAAATTCGCGCCCTCCTGGGCGGGATGACGTTGTCCAACATCGACGCCTTGAGCCGCGACGAAGCCCGCCGGCTGAGTCCGCAGGAGGTCGATCCGATCGACGAGGAAACGCAGGCGCCCGCACCGGACTCGATGAAGGCCACTGCCAAGTCGAAGTCGCGTTCCTCGCGCGACCCCCTGGTCGACACCACGCCGTTCGGCAGCGAGCCGGCCGCAGCGGCATCCGAGGTTTCGGCCGACGATGCTGCACTGTTCGGCTCGCTCTGGCCGCTGGGCGATGTAGTCAAACTCGACGCCACCGTCGATCGCCGCATCCTGCGTCAGCAGTGCGACCGTCTCGGTGTGTTGGGCTACGCGTTCGCTCCGTTGTCCCAGGACTGGCATCTCGTCAAGGCCTGA
- a CDS encoding STY4534 family ICE replication protein: MTTSTEKSYFDLHITGLGYLNRIREVKPKKGDAFLACDIAALNGPSDDVSYVRFDTRVSGSEAQHLVRRCIQAVDAEKKVMIGFRLGDLWTDTFTYSKGKRAGEQGVSLKARLLFVSWIKVDGKLAYKAESKPTETDECTPEVPVTTDVPAAQQAPAAEPSKPAADAADDDSADASALAVAESF; encoded by the coding sequence ATGACCACTTCCACCGAAAAGTCCTACTTCGATCTGCACATCACCGGCCTCGGGTATCTGAATCGCATCCGCGAAGTGAAGCCCAAGAAAGGCGATGCGTTCCTGGCCTGCGACATCGCGGCCCTGAACGGTCCCAGCGATGACGTCTCGTACGTGCGTTTCGACACGCGCGTATCGGGTTCGGAAGCGCAGCACCTGGTGCGCCGCTGCATCCAGGCGGTCGACGCCGAGAAGAAGGTGATGATCGGCTTCCGTCTGGGCGACCTGTGGACCGACACCTTCACCTACTCCAAGGGGAAGCGTGCCGGCGAGCAGGGGGTGAGCCTCAAGGCCCGCCTGCTGTTCGTCAGTTGGATCAAAGTCGACGGCAAGCTCGCCTACAAGGCCGAGTCCAAGCCGACCGAGACCGACGAGTGCACTCCGGAAGTCCCTGTGACGACCGACGTGCCCGCCGCACAGCAAGCCCCAGCAGCGGAGCCTTCCAAGCCGGCCGCGGATGCTGCTGACGACGACTCTGCCGATGCTTCTGCATTGGCCGTTGCCGAGTCGTTCTGA
- a CDS encoding H-NS histone family protein: MDLSQYTLPQLQQLRTKIAKEIDKRQTSTKSDLLKRLTKMAKEHGLSLTDVVSSAAPAESKAKSVTAKAPIAPKEPLPAKYRHPNNKDLAWSGRGRRPQWVDAWLAQGGSLDGLEIAAQKMGKRKARAAAPAAEAKAAKFEQQAEAPAAATE, from the coding sequence ATGGATCTCAGCCAGTACACACTCCCTCAGCTTCAGCAGCTCCGCACGAAGATCGCCAAGGAAATCGACAAGCGCCAAACGTCGACTAAGAGCGACTTGCTGAAACGCCTCACGAAGATGGCAAAGGAACACGGCCTTTCCCTGACCGACGTCGTCAGCAGCGCCGCGCCGGCAGAGTCAAAGGCCAAGAGCGTCACCGCGAAAGCGCCAATTGCCCCCAAGGAGCCGCTGCCGGCGAAGTACCGGCACCCGAACAATAAGGATTTGGCATGGTCGGGCCGTGGCCGTCGGCCGCAGTGGGTGGACGCATGGTTAGCGCAGGGTGGCTCGCTGGATGGGTTGGAAATCGCTGCGCAGAAGATGGGGAAGAGGAAGGCCCGTGCCGCGGCGCCAGCGGCCGAAGCGAAGGCAGCCAAATTCGAGCAGCAAGCTGAGGCACCGGCCGCCGCTACCGAATGA
- a CDS encoding DUF3085 domain-containing protein: MSVRFKGTELRPVLLEAVVNQCRVVLVKDQGVYFLAERGERRPDGCQKLIAYAVGCNPDVNAFDDWWELARAEFGGDDFGEFFDPHDGVFALILHNANDLDVSATPTHLSLQAVASTPNGN, translated from the coding sequence ATGTCTGTTCGATTCAAAGGTACCGAGCTGCGGCCCGTGCTCCTCGAAGCGGTGGTCAACCAATGTCGCGTCGTTCTGGTCAAGGATCAGGGCGTGTATTTCCTCGCCGAGCGTGGCGAGCGCAGGCCCGATGGGTGCCAGAAGCTCATCGCCTACGCTGTCGGCTGCAATCCGGATGTCAATGCGTTCGATGACTGGTGGGAACTGGCGCGCGCCGAGTTTGGCGGCGACGATTTCGGCGAGTTCTTCGATCCGCACGACGGTGTCTTTGCGCTCATCCTGCACAACGCGAACGACCTCGACGTGTCCGCCACCCCGACACACCTGTCGCTGCAGGCCGTGGCCTCAACGCCGAACGGCAACTGA